In a single window of the Anguilla rostrata isolate EN2019 chromosome 4, ASM1855537v3, whole genome shotgun sequence genome:
- the gdap1 gene encoding ganglioside-induced differentiation-associated protein 1 — MASDSTSESQGETEMSTNKEAIVEKQEESASLIENTKRQSKLILYHWTQSFSSQKVRLAIAEKGLKCEEYDVSLPLSEHNEPWFMRLNPAGEVPVLVHDDNVICDPTQIIDYLEQNFRDEGTPKLIPEEGSMYYPRVQHYRELLDSLQMDAYTHGCILHPEITVDSHIPAYATTRIRAQIGNTESELKKLAEQNPELQEAYIAKQRRLKSKLQDHDNMKYLKKILDELENVMDQVETELQRRNEETPEEGSQAWLCGEFFSVADVSLAVTLHRLKFLGLSRRYWGNGNRANVEAYYERVLERPAFRKVLGHVNNILISAVLPTAFRVARKRAPSFVGTTLLVGLLGGVTYFAFLYLKKRLVSYS, encoded by the exons atggcgtCTGATAGCACCAGCGAGTCCCAGGGTGAGACAGAAATGTCCACAAATAAGGAGGCTATTgtagaaaaacaggaagagagtgCATCATTGATCGAAAACACGAAAAGACAATCTAAACTAATACTTTACCATTGGACCCAATCATTCAGTTCTCAGAAG gtgAGGCTTGCCATTGCTGAAAAGGGTCTAAAATGTGAGGAGTATGACGTGAGTCTCCCACTCAGTGAACACAATGAGCCTTGGTTCATGCGTCTAAACCCTGCTGGGGAGGTCCCAGTTCTGGTCCATGATGACAACGTTATCTGTGATCCAACCCAAATCATAGATTATCTGGAGCAGAACTTCAGAGATG AGGGAACACCAAAGCTGATCCCTGAGGAGGGGAGTATGTACTATCCCAGGGTGCAACACTACCGGGAGCTGCTGGACTCTTTGCAGATGGATGCCTATACCCATGGTTGCATTTTACACCCAGAGATCACAGTGGACTCTCATATACCGGCATATGCCACAACAAGAATTCGCG CACAAATAGGAAACACGGAGTCAGAGCTGAAAAAGCTCGCTGAGCAGAACCCAGAGCTACAGGAGGCGTATATCGCCAAACAGAGACGCCTGAAA TCCAAGTTGCAGGACCATGACAATATGAAATACCTGAAGAAAATTCTGGATGAACTGGAGAATGTAATGGACCAGGTGGAGACAGAACTTCAGAGGAGAAATGAAGAAACACCAG AGGAGGGCAGCCAGGCCTGGCTTTGCGGGGAGTTCTTCAGCGTGGCCGACGTCTCCCTCGCCGTCACGCTGCACCGCCTGAAGTTCCTGGGGCTCTCGCGGAGGTACTGGGGCAACGGGAACCGGGCCAACGTCGAGGCGTACTACGAGCGCGTCCTGGAGCGGCCCGCCTTCCGCAAGGTGCTGGGACACGTCAACAACATCCTGATCTCCGCCGTCTTGCCCACGGCATTCCGGGTGGCCAGGAAGAGGGCGCCCTCCTTTGTGGGCACCACTCTGCTCGTGGGATTGTTGGGAGGAGTGACCTACTTTGCCTTCTTGTACCTTAAAAAGAGGCTGGTGAGCTACAGCTGA